A genome region from Hydrogenoanaerobacterium saccharovorans includes the following:
- a CDS encoding thioesterase family protein, with product MDWINTEYTMEWVVTGDKIAANVGSGDVNVFATPMMIALMEGAAVQCLKPFLEEGQTSVGASISTSHTAATPIGMKVKATAKIVAVDGKKIDFTVQAFDECGVIGEGTHTRFILNKERFEQKAAAKLK from the coding sequence ATGGACTGGATAAATACTGAATATACAATGGAATGGGTAGTAACTGGGGATAAAATAGCCGCAAATGTCGGCAGCGGAGACGTAAATGTTTTTGCAACGCCTATGATGATTGCGCTGATGGAAGGTGCTGCAGTGCAGTGTTTAAAGCCGTTTTTAGAAGAAGGTCAAACTTCTGTAGGTGCTTCTATTTCAACCAGCCATACGGCAGCTACCCCAATTGGAATGAAAGTAAAAGCAACCGCTAAAATAGTTGCCGTGGATGGTAAAAAAATAGATTTTACAGTGCAGGCTTTTGATGAATGCGGCGTAATTGGTGAAGGGACGCATACTCGATTTATTTTGAATAAAGAGAGATTCGAACAAAAAGCAGCCGCAAAATTAAAATAA
- the asd gene encoding aspartate-semialdehyde dehydrogenase, protein MKEFHVGIVGATGMVGQRFISLLDKHPWFKVTLLAASARSAGKTYEDAVGKRWAMDAPIPENIKKMVVYDAAKVEEVAAKVDFVFCAVDMKKDEIKALEEAYAKAECPVISNNSANRWTKDVPMIIPEMNADHAEIIHSQRKRLGTKRGFIAVKSNCSIQSYVPALAPLMDFGVTKVLACTYQAISGAGKTFETWPEMLDNLIPYIGGEEEKSEQEPLKIWGSIVDGEIVPATSPAITTQCLRVPVSNGHTAAVFVSFEKKPTIDEMKARWAAFSGEPQKLQLPSAPKQFLNYFEESDRPQAKTERMLENGMAISIGRIREDSQYDYKFVCLSHNTIRGAAGGAVLMAELLAAKGYLD, encoded by the coding sequence ATGAAAGAATTTCACGTTGGTATTGTAGGTGCAACCGGTATGGTTGGTCAGCGGTTTATCAGTTTACTTGATAAACACCCTTGGTTTAAGGTAACCTTGCTGGCAGCAAGCGCACGTTCTGCGGGCAAAACCTATGAAGATGCTGTTGGAAAACGCTGGGCAATGGATGCCCCTATCCCAGAGAATATTAAAAAGATGGTTGTATATGATGCCGCTAAAGTTGAAGAGGTTGCAGCAAAAGTAGATTTTGTTTTTTGCGCGGTAGATATGAAAAAAGACGAGATAAAAGCGTTGGAAGAAGCTTACGCAAAAGCTGAATGCCCTGTTATTTCGAACAACTCGGCGAACCGCTGGACAAAAGACGTGCCAATGATTATCCCGGAAATGAACGCAGATCATGCAGAAATTATTCATAGCCAAAGAAAACGCCTTGGCACAAAACGCGGCTTTATTGCGGTAAAATCCAACTGCTCTATCCAAAGCTATGTTCCCGCTTTAGCACCGCTTATGGATTTTGGCGTAACAAAAGTTTTAGCTTGTACTTACCAGGCAATCAGCGGTGCAGGCAAAACCTTTGAAACATGGCCGGAAATGCTGGATAATCTGATTCCGTACATCGGCGGAGAAGAAGAAAAAAGCGAGCAAGAGCCTTTGAAAATTTGGGGCAGTATTGTTGATGGTGAGATTGTTCCGGCTACCTCCCCCGCCATTACCACACAATGCCTTCGTGTTCCGGTATCCAACGGGCACACTGCCGCAGTGTTTGTAAGCTTTGAGAAAAAGCCTACCATTGATGAAATGAAAGCACGCTGGGCAGCATTCAGCGGTGAACCGCAGAAACTTCAGCTGCCCTCTGCGCCCAAGCAGTTCCTTAACTATTTTGAAGAAAGCGACCGCCCACAGGCAAAAACCGAGCGTATGCTGGAAAACGGCATGGCTATTTCTATCGGAAGAATCCGCGAAGACAGCCAGTATGATTACAAATTTGTATGTTTATCGCACAACACGATTCGCGGTGCAGCAGGCGGTGCAGTTTTGATGGCTGAGCTTTTGGCTGCAAAAGGCTATTTAGACTAA
- a CDS encoding ACT domain-containing protein → MNGVSKLSVSDDIALVTFNKIGADLKFISAVFTDFANEGINIDMISQTAPTGDFVSVSFTVASEDLIKVLALTNKYKKQYPDIKPLVSSNNSKVQLFGEEMRNMEGVAAKAISTVASADAHVLMITTSEVDISLLVTDYNLEQTVELLETEFGVKAER, encoded by the coding sequence ATGAACGGTGTAAGCAAGCTTTCAGTAAGCGATGATATTGCACTGGTTACATTTAATAAAATCGGTGCTGATTTAAAGTTTATATCCGCAGTATTCACTGACTTTGCCAATGAGGGCATCAACATTGACATGATATCACAAACTGCCCCTACAGGCGATTTTGTGAGTGTTTCTTTTACCGTTGCAAGCGAAGATTTGATTAAAGTACTGGCTCTTACCAATAAATACAAAAAGCAGTATCCCGATATCAAACCTCTGGTGAGCAGCAACAACAGTAAGGTTCAGCTTTTTGGCGAAGAGATGCGCAATATGGAAGGTGTTGCCGCTAAGGCAATTTCTACAGTAGCCTCCGCAGACGCTCATGTGCTGATGATCACTACCTCTGAAGTGGATATCTCCCTTTTGGTGACAGATTATAACCTTGAACAAACAGTTGAGTTGTTGGAGACAGAATTTGGTGTAAAAGCTGAAAGATAA
- a CDS encoding NAD(P)-dependent malic enzyme, protein MDVKELALKKHYEWNGKIEVVSRACIQSREDLSLAYTPGVAEPCLAIAQDETKAYELTRKNNLVAVVTDGTAVLGLGDIGPSAAMPVMEGKCALFKTFADVDAFPICVDSKDVDTIVETIANISKSFGGINLEDIAAPRCFEVEAKLKKRCDIPVFHDDQHGTAIVVAAALINAIKETCKKKGEIKIIVNGAGAAGIAIAKLLLQLNLGEIIMCDKEGAIYKDAPWLNAAQKEMAQLTNKNNKQGTLKDVIAGADAFIGVSRPGLLTAEMVSTMNKGIVFAMANPTPEIMPDEAKRGGAAVVGTGRSDFPNQINNVLVFPGIFKGALQVRASDITEGMKVAAAYAIAAMIPDDKLNADYILPEALDPQVARGVAEAVSAQAIKEGIARI, encoded by the coding sequence ATGGACGTAAAAGAATTAGCGCTTAAAAAACACTATGAATGGAACGGAAAGATTGAGGTCGTTTCTCGCGCTTGCATTCAATCGCGTGAGGATCTATCTCTTGCATATACTCCCGGCGTAGCAGAACCATGTCTTGCAATTGCTCAAGATGAAACGAAAGCATACGAACTTACGCGTAAAAATAATTTGGTAGCCGTAGTTACCGACGGTACCGCTGTGCTTGGGCTCGGTGATATTGGCCCCTCGGCAGCAATGCCGGTGATGGAAGGCAAATGCGCTTTGTTTAAAACATTTGCCGATGTCGATGCATTTCCTATTTGTGTAGATAGCAAGGATGTCGACACCATTGTAGAAACAATCGCTAATATCTCGAAAAGCTTTGGCGGAATTAATTTGGAAGATATTGCGGCACCGCGTTGTTTTGAAGTAGAGGCAAAATTAAAAAAACGCTGTGATATTCCCGTTTTTCACGATGACCAACATGGCACTGCAATTGTAGTGGCTGCCGCACTGATTAATGCAATCAAAGAAACCTGTAAGAAAAAGGGCGAAATCAAAATAATTGTCAATGGTGCAGGTGCTGCCGGTATTGCAATAGCAAAACTGCTGCTGCAATTAAATCTGGGCGAAATTATAATGTGCGATAAAGAAGGTGCAATCTACAAAGATGCCCCTTGGTTGAACGCGGCGCAAAAAGAAATGGCGCAGCTAACCAACAAGAACAATAAGCAAGGCACATTAAAAGATGTAATAGCCGGAGCAGATGCTTTTATAGGAGTATCTCGTCCGGGGCTTCTTACAGCTGAAATGGTTTCTACTATGAACAAGGGCATTGTGTTTGCTATGGCAAACCCAACCCCTGAAATTATGCCGGATGAAGCAAAGCGCGGAGGCGCGGCTGTAGTGGGCACAGGGCGCTCCGATTTTCCAAACCAAATCAATAATGTGCTGGTATTCCCAGGCATATTTAAAGGTGCATTACAAGTAAGGGCAAGTGATATTACCGAGGGTATGAAGGTTGCTGCGGCATATGCTATTGCAGCGATGATACCCGATGATAAATTGAATGCAGACTATATTTTGCCCGAAGCACTTGACCCGCAGGTAGCACGCGGTGTTGCCGAGGCAGTATCGGCACAAGCAATTAAAGAAGGCATAGCAAGAATATAG
- a CDS encoding ATP-dependent Clp protease ATP-binding subunit, with amino-acid sequence MSFKFNNFTPKANNAVNLALLQAASLGHTYIGSEHLLLGLLKEGTGVAYTVLVRRSITEEIVKTKLIQAVGKGIKSNLTPSDFTPRCKHILEMASVEAKTLAQPIVGTEHILMALLKEPDCYAVRFLMSLGYDCDSLYKDVIEGIGSEIADSIYWKAARKPPLKNGKAQNTKTPNLDKFSKDLTQAARENTLDPLIGRDKEVLRVIQILTRRTKNNPCLIGEAGVGKTAIVEGLAQRVIRGDVPDNLIGKRVISIDLSSMIAGTKFRGEFEERLRNCLNEVNEAGNVVLFIDELHTIIGAGSAEGAIDAANILKPQLARGELQVIGATTIDEFRRHIEKDSALARRFQSVLISEPTPEDTISILKGLKTKYEEHHHIKITDDAINASVNYSVRYLTEKFLPDKAIDLLDESSSLVKLKAFTQPERLADMENQLLLLSHQKEEAILAQDFERAAKLRDNEMKLKENLPQENLLGGGRAMDRVDAEDVAEVVAFQTGIDVSRVTEEQSERLLQLEQRLHQRVIGQNEAVTSVSRAIRRNRVGLGDPNRPIGSFLFLGPTGVGKTELCKALAEALFADERSMIRVDMSEFMEKHTVSRLIGSPPGYVGYDDGGQLTEKVRRKPFSVLLFDEIEKAHYDVFNIMLQILDDGILNDAQGRTVNFKNCIIIMTSNIGAQLITEKQLIGFSQDSHIPSDETIKSQVMTELKKAFRPEFLNRIDEMIVFHRLTQQEIEKIACNLLEIVKQRLKKRNINIRFSQNLLHHLVQAGFDSKYGARPLKRAIQSMIEDRLAEEILSGKINEGDELLCSYDNQIVFLKEECKVAAD; translated from the coding sequence ATGAGTTTTAAGTTTAATAACTTCACACCAAAAGCAAACAATGCAGTTAATCTGGCACTTTTGCAAGCAGCGTCTCTTGGACACACCTATATTGGCAGCGAGCATTTGCTGCTTGGTCTTTTAAAAGAAGGCACCGGCGTGGCTTATACGGTACTTGTGCGGCGCAGCATTACCGAAGAAATTGTAAAAACCAAGCTGATCCAGGCTGTAGGCAAGGGCATTAAATCAAATCTTACCCCAAGCGATTTTACCCCGCGGTGCAAGCATATTCTTGAAATGGCTTCTGTTGAGGCTAAAACTTTAGCGCAACCAATTGTAGGTACCGAGCATATTCTCATGGCGTTACTCAAAGAACCGGATTGCTATGCGGTGCGTTTTTTGATGAGCTTGGGTTATGATTGTGACTCTCTTTACAAAGATGTGATTGAAGGTATCGGCAGCGAAATAGCGGATTCTATTTATTGGAAGGCAGCTCGTAAACCTCCGCTTAAAAACGGAAAAGCGCAAAACACCAAAACGCCCAATTTAGACAAATTCAGTAAAGATTTGACACAAGCAGCAAGAGAAAATACTCTTGACCCATTGATTGGCAGAGATAAAGAGGTATTGCGCGTCATTCAAATCTTAACTCGCCGCACAAAAAACAACCCTTGTCTCATCGGTGAAGCCGGTGTTGGAAAAACAGCAATTGTAGAAGGTTTGGCGCAGCGTGTCATCAGGGGCGATGTGCCGGATAATTTAATTGGCAAACGGGTTATTTCCATCGACCTTTCCAGTATGATTGCGGGAACCAAGTTTCGCGGCGAATTTGAGGAGAGATTGCGCAATTGCTTAAATGAAGTTAATGAGGCGGGAAATGTTGTGCTGTTCATTGATGAATTGCATACCATTATTGGGGCAGGCTCCGCTGAAGGTGCTATCGATGCGGCAAATATTCTAAAACCCCAACTGGCGAGAGGTGAGCTTCAGGTTATCGGTGCAACCACCATCGACGAATTTCGCCGTCACATTGAAAAAGACAGCGCGCTTGCAAGGCGCTTTCAAAGCGTTTTGATTTCTGAACCCACACCGGAAGATACAATATCAATCTTAAAAGGGCTTAAAACGAAATATGAAGAACATCATCATATTAAAATTACCGACGATGCAATTAATGCTTCTGTTAACTATTCTGTGCGCTATTTAACCGAAAAATTTTTGCCCGATAAAGCGATAGACCTTTTGGATGAGTCATCTTCTCTTGTTAAATTAAAAGCATTTACTCAGCCTGAACGCTTGGCAGATATGGAAAATCAGTTGCTTTTGCTTTCACACCAAAAAGAAGAGGCCATTCTTGCGCAAGACTTTGAAAGAGCTGCGAAATTGCGGGATAATGAAATGAAATTAAAGGAAAATCTTCCTCAAGAAAACTTGCTAGGCGGGGGAAGGGCAATGGATCGAGTAGATGCTGAAGATGTTGCCGAAGTAGTTGCGTTTCAAACCGGAATTGATGTGAGCCGTGTAACAGAAGAACAGTCTGAGCGTTTGCTGCAATTAGAACAGCGCTTGCATCAACGTGTTATTGGGCAAAACGAAGCGGTTACATCGGTATCACGGGCAATCAGAAGAAACAGGGTAGGTCTTGGCGACCCCAATCGTCCAATCGGTTCTTTTCTCTTTCTTGGTCCTACCGGTGTTGGCAAAACAGAACTTTGCAAGGCACTTGCTGAGGCTCTTTTTGCAGATGAACGCTCGATGATTCGTGTAGATATGTCCGAATTTATGGAGAAACATACCGTGTCACGCCTAATTGGCTCACCTCCGGGATATGTCGGATACGATGACGGAGGGCAGCTTACCGAAAAAGTGCGCCGAAAACCTTTTTCAGTGTTGTTGTTTGATGAAATTGAAAAAGCCCACTATGATGTATTTAATATTATGCTTCAAATTTTAGATGATGGAATTTTAAATGATGCCCAAGGAAGAACTGTAAACTTTAAAAATTGCATTATTATCATGACTTCAAATATTGGAGCACAGTTGATTACCGAAAAACAACTGATTGGATTCAGTCAAGATTCCCATATACCCAGTGACGAAACCATAAAATCACAAGTGATGACAGAGCTGAAAAAAGCTTTTCGTCCGGAGTTTCTAAACCGTATCGATGAAATGATTGTATTCCATCGTTTGACGCAACAAGAAATCGAGAAAATTGCGTGTAATCTGTTGGAAATTGTAAAACAAAGGCTAAAAAAGCGTAATATCAACATTCGTTTCTCGCAAAATTTACTGCATCATTTGGTTCAAGCGGGCTTTGACAGTAAATACGGTGCACGTCCTCTGAAGCGTGCAATTCAAAGCATGATTGAAGACCGTCTCGCAGAAGAAATACTAAGCGGTAAAATTAATGAGGGTGATGAACTTTTATGCAGTTATGATAATCAAATTGTTTTTTTAAAAGAAGAATGCAAGGTAGCTGCCGATTGA
- the dapA gene encoding 4-hydroxy-tetrahydrodipicolinate synthase, which translates to MKKTIFTGAGVAVITPMYPDGSINYDELGRIIDFQLENHTDAIVICGTTGESSTMTDEEHIKAIEFAVNKVGGRVPVIAGAGSNDTAYALWLSKESAAVKADALLQVTPYYNKTSQLGLIRHFNTLADATDLPIILYNVPSRTGMDISPATYVELAKHPNIVATKEASGNISKIAQVAAECGDNLDIYSGNDDQIVPILALGGKGVISVFSNIMPKQAHDICQLFFDGKVKESAELQLKLLPLINALFIDVNPIPVKEAMNLIGWKAGLCRLPLAEMSESAKAHLVAELKNAGLMN; encoded by the coding sequence ATGAAAAAAACAATATTCACCGGTGCGGGCGTTGCTGTTATTACGCCAATGTATCCGGATGGCTCTATTAATTATGATGAGCTTGGGCGCATCATTGATTTTCAGCTTGAAAACCACACTGACGCTATTGTCATCTGCGGTACTACCGGCGAAAGCTCTACCATGACCGACGAAGAACATATAAAAGCAATCGAGTTTGCTGTAAATAAAGTTGGCGGCAGGGTTCCTGTTATAGCTGGAGCAGGAAGCAACGATACCGCTTATGCATTGTGGCTTTCGAAAGAATCTGCAGCGGTTAAGGCAGATGCACTTTTGCAAGTTACACCTTATTATAATAAAACCTCGCAGCTCGGGCTTATTCGCCATTTTAATACACTTGCGGATGCAACCGATTTGCCGATTATACTTTACAATGTGCCCAGCAGAACAGGCATGGACATCTCGCCTGCCACTTATGTAGAGCTGGCAAAACACCCGAACATTGTAGCAACCAAAGAAGCAAGCGGAAACATTAGTAAAATTGCACAGGTTGCAGCAGAGTGCGGCGATAACCTCGATATCTATTCTGGTAATGACGACCAAATTGTGCCGATACTTGCTTTGGGCGGTAAAGGTGTCATATCGGTTTTCTCAAATATTATGCCGAAACAGGCACATGACATCTGTCAGCTTTTCTTTGACGGTAAGGTGAAAGAAAGTGCCGAACTACAGTTAAAGCTATTACCGCTGATAAACGCGCTGTTTATTGATGTAAACCCCATTCCTGTAAAAGAGGCCATGAATTTAATTGGCTGGAAAGCCGGATTGTGCAGATTGCCACTGGCTGAAATGAGCGAAAGTGCGAAAGCGCATCTTGTTGCTGAACTTAAAAACGCAGGACTGATGAACTGA
- the dapB gene encoding 4-hydroxy-tetrahydrodipicolinate reductase has protein sequence MKKIILSGANGKMGHVIASFVKEKDDCEIVAGIDINTTQYDDFPIFAAPAQCNIKADCIIDFSHPSLLNSMLEYAVHTSTPIVVATTGLSSKQIALLRKTSELVPVFFSFNMSLGVNLLAELAKKAATILGHDFDIEIVEKHHNQKVDAPSGTAIMLADAINHAQSDCYEYVYDRHSKREKRSKNEIGMHSIRGGTIVGEHDVIFAGKDEVITLSHSAMSKEIFATGAVNAALYLAGKNAGLYDMGDLVRMQNVTE, from the coding sequence ATGAAAAAGATTATACTATCGGGTGCAAACGGAAAGATGGGGCATGTCATTGCGTCGTTTGTAAAAGAAAAAGATGACTGCGAAATAGTGGCAGGTATTGATATCAATACCACTCAATATGATGATTTCCCCATTTTTGCTGCCCCCGCACAATGTAATATTAAAGCGGACTGCATCATAGACTTTTCACACCCGTCGCTGCTCAACTCTATGCTGGAATATGCGGTGCATACATCTACCCCTATTGTAGTGGCCACCACAGGGCTTTCAAGCAAGCAGATTGCTTTGCTACGCAAAACAAGTGAGCTGGTACCCGTATTTTTCTCATTTAATATGTCGCTGGGTGTAAATTTGCTTGCTGAACTCGCCAAAAAGGCAGCTACAATTTTGGGGCATGATTTTGATATTGAAATCGTAGAAAAACACCACAACCAAAAGGTAGATGCGCCAAGCGGTACTGCAATCATGCTTGCAGATGCAATAAACCATGCACAAAGCGATTGTTATGAATATGTATACGACCGACATAGTAAACGCGAAAAACGGAGCAAAAACGAAATTGGTATGCACTCTATTCGAGGGGGCACCATAGTTGGTGAGCATGATGTGATTTTTGCGGGTAAAGATGAAGTTATCACACTTTCGCATTCTGCAATGTCCAAAGAGATTTTTGCTACGGGCGCTGTAAACGCAGCACTCTACCTTGCAGGCAAGAATGCCGGATTGTATGATATGGGCGATTTAGTGCGTATGCAAAACGTAACCGAATAA
- a CDS encoding flavodoxin domain-containing protein, translating to MENTVVVYKSKYGTTKKYAQWLAQELSCDLYDASEIKADKLEQYGCIVFGGGLYASGICGVSLLTKNFEKLKGKKIAVFTVGLADPNRKEQFSAVLEKNFTEEMRREIHIFHLRGWINYKKLGFVHKAMMAMLIKIVGKKPQSERTEEENEMLDTYGGTVDFTDRSSIEPIISFMKENCKKVQ from the coding sequence ATGGAAAATACGGTAGTAGTTTACAAATCCAAGTACGGAACCACAAAAAAGTATGCGCAGTGGCTTGCCCAAGAACTGTCTTGTGATTTATACGATGCATCCGAAATAAAAGCAGACAAACTGGAACAATACGGTTGCATTGTATTTGGCGGTGGGTTGTACGCAAGCGGCATCTGCGGTGTTTCATTGCTCACTAAAAATTTTGAAAAGTTAAAAGGTAAGAAGATTGCCGTATTTACAGTTGGGCTTGCCGACCCAAACCGCAAAGAGCAGTTTAGTGCAGTACTCGAAAAAAACTTTACTGAAGAAATGCGCCGTGAGATACACATCTTTCATCTGCGCGGCTGGATAAACTACAAAAAACTGGGTTTTGTGCACAAAGCTATGATGGCGATGCTCATAAAAATAGTGGGTAAAAAGCCGCAGAGTGAACGAACCGAAGAAGAAAACGAAATGCTTGATACTTATGGAGGTACAGTCGATTTTACAGACCGTTCATCCATTGAGCCGATCATTTCTTTTATGAAAGAAAACTGCAAAAAGGTGCAGTAA
- the queA gene encoding tRNA preQ1(34) S-adenosylmethionine ribosyltransferase-isomerase QueA, whose amino-acid sequence MKTSDFWFDLPEELIAQTPIEPRNHSRMLCMNGDTGELKHKHFYDLTQMLQAGDTLILNDSRVLPARLYGVKEHTGAAIEFLLLEQHQKDVWEILVRPGKKAKTGVRFVFGDGLLVAEILETIDGGNRLVKFTYPEGENFYTILEKIGQMPLPPYITKRLEDKERYQTVYSKELGSAAAPTAGLHFTKDMMQELRDKGVNIGYVTLHVGLGTFRPVKVDNVNDHHMHSEHYHMPQETVDLINCTKANGHRVIGVGTTACRTVESVATKFGGVLQADDGYTDIFIYPGYDFKVLDCLITNFHLPESTLIMLVSAFAGYNHILNAYKVAVEEKYRFFSFGDCMFLTKCNGDTKNGLE is encoded by the coding sequence ATGAAAACATCTGATTTTTGGTTCGACTTGCCCGAAGAATTGATTGCGCAGACACCGATTGAACCACGTAATCATTCTCGCATGCTGTGTATGAATGGCGACACAGGCGAACTGAAACATAAACATTTTTACGACCTTACTCAAATGCTCCAAGCAGGCGATACACTTATCCTCAACGACTCTCGCGTGCTGCCTGCACGTCTTTACGGTGTAAAAGAGCACACCGGCGCTGCAATTGAATTTTTATTGCTCGAACAGCACCAAAAAGATGTATGGGAGATTCTTGTACGCCCCGGTAAAAAAGCAAAAACGGGTGTACGTTTTGTATTTGGTGATGGACTTCTTGTAGCAGAAATACTCGAGACGATTGATGGCGGCAACCGCTTAGTGAAATTCACGTATCCCGAAGGCGAAAACTTTTATACCATTCTTGAAAAAATCGGTCAGATGCCGCTTCCGCCATATATTACCAAACGGCTTGAAGATAAAGAACGGTATCAAACTGTTTACTCAAAGGAGCTTGGTTCGGCGGCAGCACCCACAGCAGGTTTGCATTTTACGAAAGACATGATGCAGGAATTGCGCGATAAAGGTGTTAACATCGGCTATGTTACTCTGCACGTGGGTTTGGGTACGTTTCGGCCTGTTAAAGTAGATAACGTAAACGACCATCACATGCACTCTGAGCATTACCATATGCCGCAAGAAACGGTCGACCTGATTAACTGCACCAAAGCAAACGGACATCGGGTTATCGGGGTTGGCACCACAGCCTGCCGTACGGTAGAATCGGTTGCAACTAAATTCGGCGGTGTGCTGCAGGCAGATGACGGCTACACAGACATTTTTATCTACCCGGGTTACGACTTCAAGGTGCTCGATTGCCTTATCACCAACTTCCATTTACCCGAAAGCACGCTCATTATGCTCGTTTCTGCCTTTGCAGGATATAACCATATTCTGAATGCATATAAGGTAGCAGTGGAAGAAAAATATCGTTTCTTCAGCTTTGGCGATTGTATGTTTCTTACAAAATGCAATGGAGATACTAAAAACGGATTGGAATAG
- a CDS encoding TIGR03905 family TSCPD domain-containing protein gives MVSTYRPKGVCSQLIKLDVENNIIKSVEFLGGCAGNTKGVSALVQGRPIDEVIKTLKGIRCGMKATSCPDQLACALEEIKQK, from the coding sequence ATGGTTAGTACGTACAGACCCAAAGGGGTTTGCAGCCAGCTAATTAAGTTGGATGTAGAAAACAATATAATTAAATCGGTAGAGTTTTTAGGCGGTTGTGCAGGTAATACAAAAGGCGTATCTGCCCTTGTTCAAGGTAGACCAATAGATGAGGTTATTAAAACTCTTAAAGGAATCCGCTGCGGAATGAAAGCAACATCTTGTCCCGATCAGTTAGCTTGCGCGCTGGAAGAGATAAAACAAAAATAA
- a CDS encoding PHP domain-containing protein, whose protein sequence is MIGDLHCHTKLSDGSMGLEDVIYFAKRAGLDFVSITDHDTMAGTTRATVLGKRYGINVIPGVEFSCFDSERGRKVHILCYLPQKPDRLEGLCNKTLENRTKAGLEMVKRVSRFYPITADFVARYYAGSKAIYKQHIMNALMDLGYTDQIFGEVFAQLFDSKKGLINVDVEYPDAYEVLDLIRLAGGISVLAHPYEYNSLDLLNELLEKELLDGIEVYHPRNSKEDTIKLRQLADSYGVLKFGGTDFHGFYTKSASPLATCVTPHDTLNQIFKQKKQIV, encoded by the coding sequence ATGATAGGAGATTTACATTGTCACACAAAGCTATCCGACGGATCAATGGGGCTCGAGGATGTCATCTACTTTGCCAAACGTGCAGGGCTGGATTTTGTTTCAATCACAGATCATGACACCATGGCGGGTACTACGCGTGCAACTGTTTTGGGCAAGCGTTACGGTATTAATGTGATACCTGGAGTGGAGTTTTCATGTTTTGATAGTGAGCGTGGAAGAAAAGTACATATTCTGTGCTATTTACCGCAAAAGCCCGATCGCTTGGAGGGTTTATGCAATAAAACGCTAGAGAACCGTACCAAAGCCGGGCTCGAAATGGTTAAGCGGGTATCGCGGTTTTACCCGATTACCGCTGATTTTGTAGCACGTTATTACGCGGGTAGCAAAGCGATTTATAAACAGCATATTATGAATGCTCTTATGGATCTTGGTTATACCGACCAAATTTTCGGTGAAGTATTTGCCCAATTATTCGACAGCAAAAAGGGTTTAATCAATGTTGATGTTGAGTACCCCGATGCTTACGAAGTTTTAGATTTGATTCGCCTTGCGGGAGGAATTTCCGTACTTGCACACCCGTACGAATACAATTCTTTAGACCTGCTTAATGAGTTACTTGAAAAAGAACTTCTTGACGGTATCGAGGTGTATCATCCCAGAAATAGTAAGGAAGATACAATTAAGCTCCGGCAGTTGGCAGATAGTTATGGTGTCCTCAAGTTTGGAGGAACAGATTTTCATGGGTTTTATACTAAATCAGCCAGCCCTCTTGCAACCTGTGTTACCCCGCATGATACGCTGAATCAGATATTTAAACAGAAAAAGCAGATTGTTTAA